In the Leptolyngbyaceae cyanobacterium genome, one interval contains:
- a CDS encoding ribonuclease R family protein: MEFSIATLLANFPDEKLVAGKMLEKKLSCLDENCLRQLEIALDALEKIGILVKERGKYRRIFEPGVVEAKLRCSSKGFCFAIQNVEGAADIYVRESHLSSAWNGDRVLVKITKEGNRRRSPEGEVRLILERANPSVLARVKQTADRTGRTVYRAVPLDDRLLFELDLISDGQNLAEAVDHLVHVEIVRYPLGNQPPQGRVAQVLGSDAEAAADIDIVCCKHDLPRSFPDAVLKEVKKLPASFSKTELKNRLDLRHLVTIAITPNSAKDDRSDVPLVEQAFTLEKADGDKWRVGVHVVDVSYYVESNSAIDREAQQRGRSVHLGETVLPLLPPELLERCSLVSGEDKLAISVILTLNQAGELVEFEIQPTVIQVDYQLTESQAQAILLRHDTKPKRAAFDELAPVIPTLDQLFFLSQAVREQRRKRGSFEIKKSEAENQFNNDSHFSDEGASNVLVSLIKRPDRFTIAELMVLVNQTVGSHLAALGVPTMYRVQPAPDPDDAIELIKLASNLGVDLQLEQDDLVLPSDFQRFIYQFAQSKAEKVLNSLLQGSLKPPFYSTSSSSHFSLALESSYLQCVSPAQRYSDLVVQRVLHAVFEHGRERRTTRAKEQVNLRHSSCHGHINWNVLPPTIQEELEEHLMAIVVALNERQKEAEEAEADLAGLKKAELMKERTGEVFPGIITGVQSYGFFVEMEVPLPNGRAFYPEGLVHVSSLKDDWYEYRSRQEALVGRKNRKQYRLGDRVEVQVKSVDYYRQQIDLVTVGSDGDFPDDDLDDDPFLSLDDE, from the coding sequence ATGGAATTTTCAATCGCTACATTGCTTGCTAATTTTCCAGATGAAAAATTAGTCGCTGGTAAAATGCTGGAAAAAAAACTAAGTTGCCTTGATGAAAACTGTCTGAGGCAACTAGAAATAGCCCTTGATGCACTGGAAAAAATCGGCATTCTAGTTAAAGAAAGGGGTAAATATCGCCGCATATTCGAGCCGGGGGTGGTGGAGGCAAAACTGCGTTGTTCGAGCAAAGGTTTTTGTTTTGCCATTCAAAATGTAGAAGGAGCGGCAGATATTTACGTGCGGGAAAGCCATTTGAGCAGTGCTTGGAATGGCGATCGAGTTTTGGTGAAAATTACTAAAGAAGGTAACCGACGACGCAGCCCGGAAGGTGAAGTCAGGTTAATTTTAGAGCGAGCTAACCCCAGCGTGTTAGCAAGAGTGAAGCAAACCGCAGACAGAACGGGACGCACGGTATATCGAGCCGTTCCTTTAGACGATCGCTTACTATTTGAACTAGACTTAATTTCCGATGGGCAGAACTTAGCAGAAGCGGTAGATCATTTAGTTCATGTAGAAATCGTTCGTTATCCCCTGGGAAATCAGCCGCCCCAAGGCAGGGTAGCTCAAGTTTTGGGTAGCGATGCAGAAGCGGCTGCCGATATTGATATTGTTTGTTGCAAACACGATTTACCCCGCTCTTTCCCCGATGCAGTACTAAAAGAAGTAAAGAAACTCCCCGCTTCTTTTAGCAAGACAGAATTGAAAAATCGTCTGGATTTGCGTCATTTGGTGACTATTGCCATTACACCTAACTCGGCAAAAGACGATCGATCGGATGTTCCCTTGGTCGAACAAGCATTTACTTTGGAAAAAGCCGATGGTGATAAGTGGCGAGTCGGAGTTCACGTAGTAGATGTCTCCTATTATGTCGAATCCAATTCGGCGATCGATCGAGAAGCTCAACAACGAGGTAGATCGGTACACTTAGGAGAAACCGTCCTGCCGTTATTACCCCCAGAACTTTTAGAGCGTTGCTCTTTAGTATCGGGAGAAGATAAACTAGCTATTTCCGTCATCCTCACCTTAAATCAAGCTGGTGAATTGGTTGAATTTGAAATTCAACCTACGGTGATTCAAGTAGACTATCAATTAACCGAATCCCAAGCCCAAGCAATTCTGCTGCGTCACGATACTAAACCGAAACGGGCTGCTTTTGACGAGTTAGCACCAGTGATTCCCACCCTCGATCAACTGTTCTTTTTAAGCCAAGCTGTCCGAGAACAACGGCGCAAACGGGGTAGTTTTGAAATTAAAAAGTCGGAGGCGGAAAATCAGTTTAATAACGACAGCCATTTCAGCGATGAAGGGGCGAGTAATGTGTTGGTCAGCTTGATCAAAAGACCCGATCGCTTTACGATCGCAGAACTAATGGTCTTGGTCAATCAAACTGTCGGTTCCCATTTAGCTGCTTTGGGAGTACCGACCATGTATCGAGTACAACCAGCACCCGATCCGGACGATGCCATAGAATTGATCAAGTTGGCAAGCAATCTCGGAGTAGATTTGCAATTAGAGCAAGACGATCTGGTTTTGCCTTCTGATTTTCAAAGATTTATCTACCAATTTGCCCAATCAAAGGCAGAAAAAGTACTCAATTCTTTATTGCAAGGTAGCTTAAAACCACCTTTTTATAGCACTAGCTCTAGTTCTCACTTTAGTTTGGCTTTAGAATCAAGCTATCTTCAGTGCGTCTCCCCCGCACAGCGATACTCGGATTTAGTAGTACAAAGAGTGTTGCACGCCGTATTTGAACACGGACGGGAACGCCGGACTACCCGCGCCAAAGAACAGGTGAACTTGCGCCATAGTTCTTGTCACGGTCACATTAACTGGAACGTGCTGCCACCCACTATACAAGAGGAACTCGAAGAGCATCTGATGGCGATCGTCGTTGCACTCAACGAACGGCAAAAAGAAGCAGAAGAAGCAGAAGCAGATTTGGCAGGACTCAAAAAAGCCGAACTGATGAAAGAACGCACCGGGGAAGTTTTCCCAGGTATCATTACCGGCGTTCAATCCTACGGTTTCTTCGTCGAAATGGAAGTCCCTCTGCCCAACGGTCGAGCTTTCTATCCAGAAGGATTAGTTCACGTATCATCTCTTAAAGATGATTGGTACGAATATCGCTCTCGTCAAGAAGCCCTAGTCGGACGCAAAAACCGCAAGCAATATCGATTAGGCGATCGCGTAGAAGTACAAGTGAAAAGCGTCGATTACTATCGCCAGCAAATCGACTTAGTAACGGTAGGTAGCGATGGCGACTTCCCAGACGATGACCTAGACGATGACCCCTTTCTGAGTCTGGATGATGAGTAA